CGACGACCTGCGTTTCGACGCCGACGGGCGGAAGCTGTAGGCGTCGTCATGGCCGACCGATTGCGCATCCTGTGGATCGGCGCGGGCCTGCTGCTGCTGATTTTCATACCCGCCTATCTTTTCACCGTGACGCCGGGCCATGGCATTCCGCGCGATGGCACCTCGCTGGTGGTGGGGCGCGATTTCCTCAATATCTGGATGTACGGCCGCGCCGCGTGGGAGCCGCATCCCGAAATATACTATGACATGGACAGCTATCTCGCCGCATTGGGGCGAGAGGTCGGGGAGGGCTATCCCGGTCAGCTCTGGTCTTATCCACCCGTCGCGATGCTGGTCGCCGCGCCCTTCGGCCTGCTGCCCTATCCGCCGGCGCTCGCGCTCTGGACTTTGTGCGGAACTGTCTGTTTCGCAGTCGCATTTCGTGCCTGGAGCGGCGAAAAAAGAGGGGTCCTGCTACTGCTGGCCTCGCCTGCCGCGCTGCTCGGCATCATGTCCGGCCAGTTCGCGCTGTTCGCCGCCGCCATCCTCCTTGCCGTGCTGCGCTGGCGGGAGGAGCGGCCCGTTCTGGCGGGCGCGCTGGCCGGGTTGCTCTTGGTCAAGCCGCAACTCGCCCTGCTCCTGCCCATCCTCTTCCTCGCCACTCGCAACTGGCGCGCCTTCGCCGCCGCCGCCCTTTCCGGCCTGACGCTGGTCGCGATTGTCGCGTTGCTATGGGGGCCGGACATCTGGCGCATCTATGTCCAGACCGGCATCGCCAACCAGTCGCTGGTGCTGAGCGATCCCGATCATCTGGCCGGGCCGTTCATGCCGACGCTGTTCATGAACCTGCGGGTGACCGGCGTGCCAGTCCCGGTGGCGAGCGCTTGCCAGATGGCGCTGGCGCTGCTCGCGGCGATACTGGTCTGGTTGCGTTTCCGCCATCGTCCTGCGGCGACCGACCTGTCGGCCAATTTTCTCTTCCTTGCCTGTGCCGCATCGGCCACGCCCTATATGCTCTCCTACGATACGCTGGCTTTTGCGAGCATCGGCGTTTTGCTGCTTGCCGCCGGACAGGGACGCATCGGGCTGCTCCTGGTCTATTTTCTACCGTTGCTTCAACTGGTTGCAGGCATGGCGGGCCTGCCCGGTCCGGGCCTCATTCCGATCGCGATCGCCTTTTTCCTGGCATCGCGAAAAAATTTCACCTGACGCATTAAACTTTGGTCGTGCTCGTCCGTACTCTGTTCATTGGGGGCGCGTGAAGGTGGTGCGTCATGGACGACTATGTATCCCGTACTGAGTTGTCGTCGGTCGACCGCGCGGTCGTTCGCGCGCCATCGCCGGTGTCCGTTGTGCAGCCGGTGGCGGCAGGCCGCGCCAATGAATCCGCGACACAGGAACGGCGAACCGCCGTCGCCCGGCCTGAACCGTCGAGCGCCAGTCAGGAACTGGCCAGCGTCGCCGAATATGTCGAAGTTCATGCCCGCATCGCCGAGATATTGGCGGACCTGAACGCAGGCACCACCGATGTCGATGGCGCGGCCGGAGCCATCCAGGCGATGATCCCCAAACCGATGGTGCTCGTGCCCCTGCCGCCCGCCAGCAAGGAAGCGGTGGAACATGCCGCCGTGCTGGCCAAGCGGATCGTGGAGCGGGCGTCCTACGCCCATGTTGCGCAAGGACATCCGTCACGCGGAACGGTGGAGCAGATCGCTTCCTCGAACGGTTGATGCTCGCCCGATTCATCCTGATTTTTCAGAGCGAAAATCTTTCCTAAAGGTCTTTTCATTAGCGCCGTTCTACCTCTTGAAAGGATGGCCAATGACTTCGGTAGGCAGCAGCATCATATCCGCGCTCAACGCTGGTTCGGGGATTGATACCAGCGCGCTGGTGTCCAATCTGGTCAAGGCCACCCGTGAGCCGAAGGAAACGGCGATCACCAGCCGCCAGACGCTCAACACATCGCGCATTTCGGCCCTGGCTTCGGCGGCCAGTTCGCTCGATACCTTCGCCGATGCGTTGACCGAAGTGCTTTCCGGCACGGCCTATACCGGCACGGCTTCCTCCAACGACGCCAGCATCGCGTCCGTCAGCCTGCTGAGCGGAGGCAGTCCGACCGGCCTGCCTGCCCAACTGACCGTCGAGCAGTTGGCCACCGCGCGCGTGATTTCCTCCGGCGCGACGAGCGGCGCCACCAGCAGCACCGCCATCGGCACAGGCAGCTTCACGATCACATCGGCGTCGGGCGAAACCACGACGATCACGATCGATTCGACCAACAACAGCTATGCGGGCCTCGCCTCGGCGATCAATGCGACCAATAGCGGCGTCACCGCACGTGTCGTCACCGATGCAACGGGCACGCGCCTGGTGTTCAAGGGCGAAACCGGCGCGGACAATGATTTCAGCATCAGCGTCACGGCTGACGACAGCGGCAGCGTGCTGGCCGGTCTGGGCTGGGATGGCGCCAACAGTGGCACGATGACCAGCACATCGGCGCCGCAAAATGCCAAGATTACGCTGGACGGCGTCGAATATGAATTTGCCAGCAACAGCATTGACGGCGCGATTCCCTATCTGCGCATCGACCTGAACAAGGCGGCGCCGGGCACGACCGTCACCCTGTCGATGTCGCAGCCTACGGCGGGGCTTTCGGATCTGCTCAAGGAATTTGTCGACGCCTACAACACGCTGATGAAGGCGCTCAACACGGCGACCTCGACCGGCACCGACTCCTCGACCGCAGGCGTGCTGAACGGCGTGTCGGGCGTGCGCGACATGAAACGGCAGTTGGCGGCGATCACCTCGACCCCGCTCAGCGCGACCGGTGCCTACAGGACGCTGGCAGACATTGGCATCACCACCAATCGCGACGGCACGTTGACCCTGGACACGGCCCGGCTCGCGACCGCCATGGAAAATGATCCCGAAGGTGTGACCAACATGGTCAATCCGAAGGTATCGACCACGGTCAATCCGGGCCTGTCCACGCTGATGGACACGGTGCGCGACAATATTCAGAAGGATAACGGCCCGCTCAAGCTGGCGCAGGAACGCTATGCGGCGCTGGCCAAGGATTTCACCAAACAGCTCGAAGATCTGGATGTGAAGATGGCCAGCTATGAGGAGCATCTGACCGGCATCTATTCGGCGATGGAAACACGGCTCAGCGCGCTCAAGGCAACGCAGAGCTATCTCGAGCAGCAGATCGAGATGTGGAACAATAGCAGCAATTAATCGGGAACGGATAAGACGATGTTCTATAATCACGGATATGCGGGCGGCACGGCGGCACGGCGCTATGCGGCCGTCCATTCGGGCAGCCGGACGGAAAGCGCCACGTCGCACGGGTTGGTCAAGATACTGTTCGACGAGCTGATGCTGGCGATGGACGCGGCGGCGCTGGCCGAACGCAATGGCGATCGGATGAAGGTTTCGGACAAGCAGGCGCGCGCCATGTCGATCCTCTTCGCGCTCGAATCGAGTCTGGATTTCGACAAGGGCGGCGATGTCGCGGTCGGCCTGGCGCAAATCTATCGTGAGGCGCGCCGCCTGCTGCTGGTCGGCGCGAAGGAACGCTCGGCTGATCCGGTCGATCAGGCCCGCGCCATCGTTGCGGAAATCGCGGAGGCTTGGAACCAGATCGGCTGACGCCATTTCCCGTCGACTGGCCCCATGCTGCGGGGTTGCACCCCCAACATGGCGTCTGTATAGGCGATGTTCGCAAAGGGCGGCCCGGCGGGGGCCGCCTTTTTGCGTTCTACCCAATGCGCACAGGACGCGCAGCATCAACCCAGAAAGGGAAGGCCCATGTCGATTACGCCGCTCATGCCCGTTTACCCCCGGTGTGATGTCCGTCCGGTGCGAGGGGAGGGCTGCTATCTGATCGGCGAACGCGGCGAGCGCTATCTGGACTTCGCCAGCGGCATCGCGGTCAACCTGCTCGGTCACGGTCATCCCAAGCTGGTCAAGACGATTGCCGACCAGGCTGCGACGTTGATGCACGTGTCGAACCTCTACGGTATGCCGCTGGGTGAGAAGTTCGCGCAGAAGCTGGTCGATAATACATTCGCCGACACGGTTTTCTTCACCAATTCGGGCGCGGAAGCGGTGGAGTGCGCGATCAAGACCGCGCGCCGTTATCATTATGCCAATGGGCAGGCGCACCGGCACAAGATCATCAGCTTCGACAATGCCTTTCACGGGCGGACGCTGGGGACGATTTCGGCCACCAGCCAGCCCAAGATGCGCGACGGCTTCGAGCCGCTGCTGCCCGGCTTTACCGTGGTGCCCTTCAACGATCTCGACGCTGCGCTGGCGCAGATTGACGATAACACCGCCGGTTTCCTGCTGGAGCCGGTGCAGGGCGAAGGCGGCGTGACCCCGGCGACGCAGGCGTTCCTCAAGGGCCTGCGCCAGGCATGCGACGAACATGGCCTGCTGCTGATCCTGGACGAGGTCCAGTGCGGCTATGCCCGCACCGGCAGCTTCTTCGCCCATGAACAATATGGCGTGACGCCGGATATCATGGCCGTGGCCAAGGGTATCGGCGCGGGCTTCCCGCTGGGCGCCTGTCTCGCCACCGAGGAAGCAGCCAAGGGCATGGTCTTTGGCACCCATGGCACCACCTATGGCGGCAACCCGCTCGCCATGGCAGTGGGCCTGACGGTGATTGAGGAAGTGCTGGCTGACGGTTTCCTGGACCATGTGAAGGCGATGGGCGCGCGCCTGCGCGCCGCGCTGGAGCAGCTTATCCCCAATCATGACGAGATGTTCGAGGATGTGCGCGGCATGGGCCTGATGCTCGGTGTCAAGCTGAAGGACGGTTATGACGCACGCAGCTTCGTCGGCCATCTGCGCGACCATCATGGCCTGCTGGCCGTGTCGGCGGGGCAGAATGTGCTGCGCGTCCTGCCGCCCCTCGTCATCGACGAAAGCCACATCGCCGAAGCCATCGAGAAGATCTCCGCCGGCGCGCGGAGCTTCGCCGAAGCCAAAGCGGCCTGAACCAACCTCCGTTCGCCCTGAGCCTGTCGAAGGGCCGTTCTTCTTCAAAAGAATGAGCGGGGCTTCGACAAGCTCAGCCCGAACGGCTGTGGGGGTAATGATATGACCAAGCATTTCCTGAATCTCTCCGACGCGGGCGGCGACGCTATCGCCGCGATGATCGCCGACGCCATCGACCGGAAGGCAGCGCGCCAGGGCAAGCCCAAGGGATGGGCAGACGCCGACGCGCCGCTCGCCGGCCATACGCTGGCGATGATCTTCGAAAAGAACTCGACCCGCACCCGCGTCAGCTTCGACATGGCGATCCGCCAGCTTGGCGGCACGTCGCTGATCCTGAACGGCGCGACCAGCCAGCTTGGCCGTGGCGAGACGGTCGCCGACACGGCGCGCGTCCTGTCGCGCATGTGCGACGCCATCATGATCCGCACCGACGATCATGCCAAGATCGAGGAGATGGCGCATTACGCTACCGTCCCGGTCATCAACGGCCTCACCGACCTGTCGCATCCCTGCCAGATCGTCGCCGATCTGCTGACCGTGGTCGAACATGGGCTGGCGCTGCCCGGCAGTCAGTGGGCATGGCTGGGCGACGGCAATAATGTTCTCCACTCGATCGTGGAGGCGGCGGGCCTTCTGAAGTTCGACGTGCGTATGGGCATTCCCCATGGCTATGATCCCGATCCGTCCTTTGCGACGGAGGCGGAAAGGCTGGGCGCGCGCATCACCCTGACCCGCGATGCGGTGGCGGCGGTGGCGGGCGCAGATGTCGTCGTCACCGACACCTGGATTTCCATGGGTCAGGCCCATGCCGAGGAAAAGCTCAAGGCGATGATGCCCTATCAGGTCACGCCCGCGCTGATGGCCGGGGCCAGGGCGGGGGCGAAATTCCTCCATTGCCTGCCCGCCCATCGCGGCGAGGAAGTGGTGGAAGCGGTGATCGACGGCCCGCAGTCGCTGATCTGGGACGAGGCGGAAAACCGTATCCATGCCCAGAAATCGGTGCTGCTCTGGGCGCTGGGACGGCTCGGTTGAGTTTTCGGGTGGGCTTCCTATCTAGTGGTCCGATTCTGACATTCGATACCGCTTGACGCTAGGCGGTCCACCCGCATCGCTGGATGCCTATTCACACCGGTGCGTCCTATGCGCCGGCCGACCGGAGCTGTTACGTGACTTCTGCCACCTCTATCGACCAGGCCATGGGCTTCACCATCCCCGCCCGCCATGCGCGTGGGCGCCTGGTACGGCTTGGCCCGGTGCTTGACGATGTGCTTGCCGCCCATGCCTATCCCCCGCCGATCGAGCGGGTGCTTGCGTCTGCCCTGGTGCTGGCGGCGCTGCTGGGCAGCACGCTCAAGCTGGCGGATGGCCAGCTCACGTTGCAGGCGCAGACCGAAAATGGCGTCGTCAGCCTGCTCGTCGCCGATTATA
This genomic stretch from Sphingobium sp. BYY-5 harbors:
- the fliD gene encoding flagellar filament capping protein FliD produces the protein MTSVGSSIISALNAGSGIDTSALVSNLVKATREPKETAITSRQTLNTSRISALASAASSLDTFADALTEVLSGTAYTGTASSNDASIASVSLLSGGSPTGLPAQLTVEQLATARVISSGATSGATSSTAIGTGSFTITSASGETTTITIDSTNNSYAGLASAINATNSGVTARVVTDATGTRLVFKGETGADNDFSISVTADDSGSVLAGLGWDGANSGTMTSTSAPQNAKITLDGVEYEFASNSIDGAIPYLRIDLNKAAPGTTVTLSMSQPTAGLSDLLKEFVDAYNTLMKALNTATSTGTDSSTAGVLNGVSGVRDMKRQLAAITSTPLSATGAYRTLADIGITTNRDGTLTLDTARLATAMENDPEGVTNMVNPKVSTTVNPGLSTLMDTVRDNIQKDNGPLKLAQERYAALAKDFTKQLEDLDVKMASYEEHLTGIYSAMETRLSALKATQSYLEQQIEMWNNSSN
- a CDS encoding flagellar protein FliS; this translates as MFYNHGYAGGTAARRYAAVHSGSRTESATSHGLVKILFDELMLAMDAAALAERNGDRMKVSDKQARAMSILFALESSLDFDKGGDVAVGLAQIYREARRLLLVGAKERSADPVDQARAIVAEIAEAWNQIG
- a CDS encoding aspartate aminotransferase family protein: MSITPLMPVYPRCDVRPVRGEGCYLIGERGERYLDFASGIAVNLLGHGHPKLVKTIADQAATLMHVSNLYGMPLGEKFAQKLVDNTFADTVFFTNSGAEAVECAIKTARRYHYANGQAHRHKIISFDNAFHGRTLGTISATSQPKMRDGFEPLLPGFTVVPFNDLDAALAQIDDNTAGFLLEPVQGEGGVTPATQAFLKGLRQACDEHGLLLILDEVQCGYARTGSFFAHEQYGVTPDIMAVAKGIGAGFPLGACLATEEAAKGMVFGTHGTTYGGNPLAMAVGLTVIEEVLADGFLDHVKAMGARLRAALEQLIPNHDEMFEDVRGMGLMLGVKLKDGYDARSFVGHLRDHHGLLAVSAGQNVLRVLPPLVIDESHIAEAIEKISAGARSFAEAKAA
- a CDS encoding glycosyltransferase family 87 protein gives rise to the protein MADRLRILWIGAGLLLLIFIPAYLFTVTPGHGIPRDGTSLVVGRDFLNIWMYGRAAWEPHPEIYYDMDSYLAALGREVGEGYPGQLWSYPPVAMLVAAPFGLLPYPPALALWTLCGTVCFAVAFRAWSGEKRGVLLLLASPAALLGIMSGQFALFAAAILLAVLRWREERPVLAGALAGLLLVKPQLALLLPILFLATRNWRAFAAAALSGLTLVAIVALLWGPDIWRIYVQTGIANQSLVLSDPDHLAGPFMPTLFMNLRVTGVPVPVASACQMALALLAAILVWLRFRHRPAATDLSANFLFLACAASATPYMLSYDTLAFASIGVLLLAAGQGRIGLLLVYFLPLLQLVAGMAGLPGPGLIPIAIAFFLASRKNFT
- the argF gene encoding ornithine carbamoyltransferase: MTKHFLNLSDAGGDAIAAMIADAIDRKAARQGKPKGWADADAPLAGHTLAMIFEKNSTRTRVSFDMAIRQLGGTSLILNGATSQLGRGETVADTARVLSRMCDAIMIRTDDHAKIEEMAHYATVPVINGLTDLSHPCQIVADLLTVVEHGLALPGSQWAWLGDGNNVLHSIVEAAGLLKFDVRMGIPHGYDPDPSFATEAERLGARITLTRDAVAAVAGADVVVTDTWISMGQAHAEEKLKAMMPYQVTPALMAGARAGAKFLHCLPAHRGEEVVEAVIDGPQSLIWDEAENRIHAQKSVLLWALGRLG